In a genomic window of Cytobacillus sp. FSL H8-0458:
- the rplL gene encoding 50S ribosomal protein L7/L12: protein MTKEQIIEAVKSMTVLELNDLVKAIEEEFGVTAAAPVAMMGGAAAGGAAEEQTEFDVVLASAGDQKIKVIKVVREITGLGLKEAKELVDNTPKALKEGVSKEEAEEVKAKLEEVGAGVEVK, encoded by the coding sequence ATGACTAAAGAACAAATCATTGAAGCAGTTAAATCTATGACTGTTTTAGAACTAAACGACTTAGTAAAAGCTATTGAAGAAGAATTTGGTGTAACTGCTGCTGCTCCAGTAGCAATGATGGGCGGAGCTGCTGCTGGTGGCGCTGCTGAAGAGCAAACTGAATTTGACGTTGTTCTTGCTTCTGCAGGCGACCAAAAAATCAAAGTTATCAAAGTGGTACGTGAAATCACAGGTCTTGGACTTAAAGAAGCGAAAGAACTTGTTGATAACACTCCAAAAGCTCTTAAAGAAGGCGTTTCTAAAGAAGAAGCTGAAGAAGTTAAAGCTAAGCTTGAAGAAGTTGGAGCTGGCGTTGAAGTTAAGTAA